The genomic interval GATCGAAGTCGTTCTTGTACTTCGCGACCATATCCGTTACAACGGCAGATTGTTGATCGGCAGGTACGTTATCTACATACATCTTCATCATAGCCCCGAAGGTCTCTTGGTCGATGTCGTTGTTGATCTCTTCGAAATGCGCAGCTCCCATAGGGCCCATGGCCGCTTGAAGTTGTGCAATTTTCTCCGTGTCTTCGCTTGTTACAGCCGCTTGCAATCCGCGCAATTGGTAAGCGAAGTAGAAGCTTGCTGGACCTTGGAAAATGGCCTCGTTGAGGTATACGTTAGAAAGAGTAGTCTTGGTGAACTCTCCATAAGACGCTTCGATCATGCCAAGAGCGTCGCCGTACATGTCTTGTCGCGCGGCATCTTCTCCAACCCAAGCTGTGAAGCCTTCTTCAATAGCTACCTTTTGGTCGTATACTTTGTTTTTCTTCAACTGCTCGGTCTGGCCGATGTAGTACTTCCAGTAGTTCGCTGTTTGGGCGTAAGTAGAAGCGTACTGAATACGGGTTGCGTCATCTGCATCCATGTACTTCTTCATGATGTCCAATTTCTTGGCGCGAATGTCTACAATAGCCTGGTTTTTCACGTCCAACGCTTCTTGAATACCGTAGCTGGTCAAGTAACGATCGGTGCTGCCTGGGTAACCGAAGATCATCGCGAAGTCCCCGTTCTCCACACCGTCGATAGAGACAGGCAAGTGGTGCTTAGGTACGTACGGAACGTTGTCTTCCGCGTATTCGGCTGGCTTGTTGTCTGCTCCGGCATAAACGCGGAACATGCTGAAGTCACCGGTGTGGCGCGGCCACATCCAATTGTCGGTGTCACCACCGTACTTTCCTACAGATGAGGGAGGTGCTCCAACCAAGCGGATATCGGTAAAGACTTCATAGGTGAACTGGTAGTATTCGTTACCGGCAAAGAAATCTTTGATTTCGATCTTGTACTCGTTGTCCTCAGAGGCTGCATCGATCAATTCTTTGATCTTTCCGCGAACGGCTGCGCCGCGCTCTGCTTCGCTCATGGTATCACCTACGGCGCTAAGCACCTGCTCGGTAACATCGTCCATGCGGATGAGGAAAGTCGCTGTCAATCCTGGAATAGGAAGCTCTTGGTCTTTGGCCAAGGCCCAAAATCCGTTGGTGAGGATATCGTTTTCAACGGTAGAGTTCGAGCGAATGGCGTCGTAACCACAGTGGTGGTTGGTCAAGATAAGTCCTTGGTCCGATACGATCTCTCCGGTACAGAAGCCACCGAAGTTAACCACGGCGTCTTTGAGGCTTGAGTTGTTTACGCTGTAGAGCTCTTCAGCGGTAAGCTGCAAGCCCAATTTTTGCATATCGCGCTCGTTGAGTCGCTTGATGAGCATGGGTAGCCACATTCCTTCATCGGCCCGTAGGGCTGCAGGAAAGGCAATCAATGCCGCCAAAGCGACCAGTACGATTCTTTTCATGTCAGTAGTAATTAGTGAAATTTTCTGTTGGCCGCTAAAGGTAAGGATTTAGCGGGGTTTTTTGAAGACGGGAACCGTGGAACAGGGCTCTCCAAACATGATGCTTTTAGCCACGGGTTGCACCTTTTGAACGAAGGCAGCAAAAGCGTCATTCGGTATGGGCAAGTCGCCACATCCTTTGAGAATAATGCGTTGATCTCGGAAAGGCTCGAGGTCTAAGTCAGCAATGATTTGTTGGAAGAGCACTGACTCGAGTTGCTCTTGGCTGCCGACCACCACCTTCTTGGCATAGGGTTGCAAGGACGTGGTCATGAGCATGTAAGCCCATGTGGGTATGATGGCGTCTTCGGAACAGTGAATGGAGACGTAGGCGTCTTGGTATTGACCGAAGTCGTGGTCCTTTACAGCTTGGCGGAAGTCTTTCTCACGGAGGATGATTCCTTCGTAAAGCCAATCTTTAAGGTCAATAGAAATGCGAGGCCCGGCAGGGTAATACTCCTCCAGATTCACTGGGTGAAGGGAACTTTCCGCAACCTTATTGACGATTTCTTCAGCCATTCTTACAAGAATCCCAGTTCCAGTTTCGCTTCTTCGCTCATCATGTCTTTGTCCCAAGCAGGCTCAAAGGTAATCTCGACCTTGCTGGTCTTCACTTCTTTCAAAGTTTTGACTTTCTCCTCAACCTCGACAGGCAAGCTTTCTGCCACCGGACAGTTCGGAGAAGTCAAAGTCATGAGGATGTGAATGTCGCCTTCGTCACTGACCTGAACATCATAGATAAGTCCGAGCTCGTATATGTTTACCGGGATTTCCGGATCGTAAATAGTAGATACTACCCGGATGACATCTTCTCCTAGCTTCTGTTGTTGTTCTTCGTTCAGCAACATATCAGTTGGCTTTGCTTTGGTACGCTAAGGCGTAGAATTTCATTTGCTTGACCATGGCCAATAAACCATTTGCGCGGGTAGGTGAGAGGTGCTCTTTCAGCCCAATCTCATCGATGAAGTGCAAATCGGCATTCAGAATTTCTTCTGGAGACTCATCGGAAAGTACCTGAATGAGCAGGGAAATGATTCCCTTGGTAATGATGGCGTCGCTATCGGCCGTGAAGCGAATGGCGCCGTCATTGGTTTCGGCATTTAACCAAACGCGACTTTGGCAGCCTTTGATGATGCGGTCGTCTGTTTTGTACTTCTCCTCAATCATGGGCAGAGACTTACCGAGTTCGATCAGGTAGTCGTACTTCTGCAACCAATCATCGAACAGAGCGAACTCGTCGACGATTTCCGCTTGTTTTTCTTCGATGGTCATCAGGCAAACATGGTTTTTACACGTTTCAGGCCTTCGACCAGACGGTCAATCTCTTCACGGGTATTGTAGAAAGCGAAACTAGCCCGAACCGTTCCGGGAATCTCAAAGCGATCCATAATGGGCTGGGTACAGTGGTGTCCGGTACGTACAGCGATTCCCAATTTGTCCAAGACCATTCCCACATCATAAGGGTGAATGCCCTCAATCAAAAATGAGATTACACTGGCCTTTTGGTCCGCTTCCCCGTAGATCTTGAGTCCTTCAATTTCCGAAAGACGCGCTGTACCGTATTCCAGTAGGTCGCGCTCTTGTGCTTCGATGGCCTCCCATCCGATTTCATTCAGATAGTCTAGAGCGGTACCGAAGGCAACAACTTCGGATATGTTGGGTGTTCCAGCTTCAAACTTGTGCGGAAGGTCCGCCCAAGTGCTGTGGTCCAAGAACACTTCCTTGATCATTTCTCCACCGCCTTGGTAGGGAGGCATTTTTTCCAGCCATTCTTCGCGGCCGTAGAGAACCCCAAGTCCAGTTGGTCCGCACATTTTATGGGCTGAGAAGGTGTAAAAGTCCGCTCCGATATCCTGAACATCAATGGGCATATGAGGTGCGCTTTGAGCGCCGTCAATCAGAACGGCCGCCCCAACTTCATGTGCGGCTTCGGTAATCTCTTTTACCGGATTGATGGTGCCCAAAGAATTGCTGATGTGATTCACGGCTACAAGAGCGGTATTCTTATTCAGCATTTTGCGGAAGGTCTCTAGATCCAATTCACCCTTGTCCGAAATCGGAACGATTTTCAGTCGAGCCCCGCGCTGAGCGCAGATCAACTGCCACGGCACAATGTTGCTGTGGTGTTCCATATTCGTAATGATCACTTCCTCTCCCTCTCCGATGAAGTGTTGACCAAAGCTAGAGGCCACAAGGTTAATTCCGTCCGTGGTTCCTTTGGTGAAAATGATCTCATGCGCATGCTCGGCATTGATGTGTTTTCTCACCTTTTCGCGGGTCTCCTCAAAAGCATCGGTAGCCTTCTGGCTTAAGGTGTGGACACCGCGGTGGATGTTGCTGTTGATCTGTGTGTAGTACCGCGTAATCGCTTCAATAACGGGAGTCGGTTTCTGGGACGTTGCCGCATTATCAAAGTATACCAAGGGCTGTCCGTGGACTTCCTCAGACAGAATGGGAAAATCTTCCCGAATCTTTTCCATGTCTAAAGTCTCCGTGCTCATAGCTCGAAATCAATATCCACATTCAGTTTATTGGCAATGATGCGGTTGAGGCGCTTGCGCAGGGCCGGAATTTTCACCAGTTCCATAGCATCGTGCTTGAAGGCATATAGAAGAGCTGCCTTGGCCTCCCGATCTCCAATTCCTCGGCTTTTCAGGTAGAACAAGGCGTCCTTGTCTAACTGACCGATGGTGCATCCGTGACTGCACTTTACGTCATCTGCGTAAATCTCCAGCTGCGGTTTGCTATCAATAGTAGCCGTATCTGTCAGCAGTACGTTGTCATTTTGCTGGAAGGCATTGGTCTTCTGCGCGTCTTGACGAACGATCACCGAACCATTGAAAACACCGTGACTCTTCTCGTCGAAGATACCCTTGTAGAGTTCGTTGGATTGGCAATTCGGCACTGCGTGATCCACAGTAGTATGATGATCTACGTGCTGACGCCCGTCCAACAGAGAAATTCCGTTCAGGTTGGCTTCGGCATATTCACCCGCAAAGGTGAATCGCAGGTTGTTACGCAAAAATTGACCGCCCGTTGAAAACGTTCCAATAGACACGTTTGATCGTCCTTCTTGAACAACCGTTGTCGTGTCGATCAAGCTCGCTGAGGATACATCGTTCTGAATTTTGTACAGAGTCAGGCGTGCATCTTGATGGGCATAGATCTCGGTGACGGTGTTGGTAAACGTCACATTGTCTTCGCCGAGGCTTTGATGTCGTTCAATAAGCTCGACTTCGGCATTCTTGCCCACGACAATCAAGTTGCGTGGCTGTACCATAAAATCTCGCTCTCGAACAGAGCTGAAGTAAACGACTTGGACCGGTTTGGTAACCGTTACATTGTCTGGAACTTCAATGAGGGCACCTTCATAGGCAAAGGACGTGTTCATGGCCAAAAGCCCGTCATTTTCGTCTGAAGCAATCTTCGAGAAGTACTCTTTAACCACCGGAGTATTCCGCTCCAGTGCATCGCAGAGACAGCCTACGTGAAAGTCCTTGCTCGGTAAGTTGGAAAGCCATGAGCTAAACATCCCGTCGACAAATACAATACGATAAGAGTCAATGTCGTGCACGAAGTATTTCTTGACGTCCTTGTATTCCAATGCCTCATCGGCGTTGGGTTTGAAGGAATATTCCCGTTTGGTGATGGGAATCAAAGACGTGTACTTCCAGTCTTCGTTCTTTTGATTGGGGAAGCCCAATTTTTCGAATCGATCAAAAGCCTCAGAGCGAATCTTGTGGATGGGCGATTTAGAGTGCCCATTCAAACTCGCTTCAAAGGCCATGAAGGAGTGTATGATATCTTCTTTCAGTGCCACCTTTAAACGGTTTCTGCGAGTTCTTGTTTGATCCAGTCGTACCCTTTCTCCTCAATTTCGAGGGCCAGGCTTTTGTCTCCAGACTTGACGATTTGACCGTCCATCAAGACGTGTACAAAATCCGGGACAATGTAGTTCAGTAAGCGCTGGTAGTGTGTAATGACAATAACGGCGTTGTCTTGGCTTTTGAGTTTGTTGACCCCGTTCGCCACAATACGCAAAGCATCAATATCCAGCCCTGAGTCGGTTTCGTCAAGGATAGCCAGCTTGGGTTCGAGCATGGCCATTTGGAAGATCTCGTTACGCTTCTTTTCTCCACCGCTAAATCCTTCGTTCAAGGAGCGATTCAGGAATTTGCGATCCATCTCCAAGAGTTCCATCTTCTCGCGCATCATTTTGAGCATGTCTTTGGCAGACATTGGATCCAATCCTTTCGCTTTACGCGTCTCGTTGATGGCTGTTTTGATGAAGTTGGTTACCGTTACTCCAGGAATTTCAACCGGGTATTGGAAAGAGAGAAACACTCCTAGGTGTGCTCGCTCTTCTGGCTCCATATCAAGTAGGTCTTCTTTCAAGAAGCGAACTGAACCTCCGTCCACTTCATAGTCTTCTCGACCGGCAATAACGGAGGATAAGGTTGACTTTCCACTACCGTTAGGTCCCATGATGGCGTGAACTTCACCGGGGTGGACTTCAAGGTTGATGCCCTTGAGAATATCTTTGCCTTCAACTGAGGCTTTGAGGTTGTCTATTTTAAGCATGACTTTGTTTGCTGTTTCAATGATTAACCAACGCTTCCTTCCAAGCTGATCTCCAGAAGCTTTTGGGCTTCTACCGCGAACTCCATAGGAAGTTTGTTGAGGACTTCTTTTACGTAGCCGTTCACAATTAGGGCGATGGCCTCTTCCTCTCCTAGTCCGCGCTGCTTGCAGTAGAAGATTTGATCTTCACCGATTTTTGAGGTCGTGGCCTCGTGTTCAATTTGTGCGCTGTCGTTTTTGACTTCGATATACGGGAAGGTATGTGCCCCGCATTTGTCACCCATGAGGAGTGAGTCACATTGCGAGAAGTTCCGGGCATTCGAAGCATTCTTCATGATCTTCACCAATCCTCGGTAACTACCGTCCGAATGACCAGCGGAGATACCTTTGGCGATGATGGTACTCTTGGTGTTCTTTCCAATGTGGATCATCTTGGTCCCTGTATCCGCCTGTTGGCGATTACTGGTCACCGCAACGGAATAGAACTCACCGATGGAATTATCACCCTTCAAGATGCAAGAAGGGTACTTCCATGTTACGGCCGAGCCCGTTTCCACTTGTGTCCAGCTGATTTTTGCATTTTCGTGACAAATTCCGCGCTTGGTCACAAAGTTGTAGACCCCACCTTTTCCGTCTTTGTCTCCTGGATACCAGTTCTGAACGGTGGAATATTTGATTTCCGCATTGTCTAGAGCCACGAGCTCTACTACGGCTGCGTGTAGTTGGTTTTCGTCCCGTTGAGGTGCGGTACACCCTTCCAAGTAACTCACATAGCTGCTGTCTTCAGCCACGACCAAGGTGCGCTCAAATTGACCCGTACCCGCCGCGTTGATGCGGAAGTAGGTGCTCAGCTCCATAGGGCAACGAACACCCTTAGGAATGTAGCAGAAAGAGCCATCCGAGAATACAGCCGAGTTCAAGGCGGCGAAGAAGTTATCCGTTACGGGAACAACCGTACCTAAGTATTTGCGCACGAGCTCTGGATGCTCCTTGATGGCTTCACCCATCGAGCAAAAGATAATTCCAAGCTCACCCAGTTTTTCTTTAAAGCTCGTGGCTACAGATGAGGAATCCACCACCACGTCCACGGCAACTCCCGTCAAACGCTTTTGCTCTTCCAAAGAAATTCCCAAGCGCTCAAAAGTTTTGAGCAATTCGGGATCTACTTCTTCCAAACTATCTGGACCTTCCTTCTTCTTGGGTGCGGAATAATAGGTGATGGCCTGGTAGTCCGGGCGCTCATACTGGACTTTTTGCCAGTTGGGCTCCTTCATTTTGGACCATTTCCGAAAGGCGTTGAGGCGCCATTCCAGCATCCACTCGGGTTCTTCTTTTTTCGATGAAATCAAACGAATGACATCCTCGCTCAATCCTGGAGGAATGGCATCGTTTTCTATATCGGTATAGAAGCCGTATTTGTATTCCGAGGTGGTTACCTCTTCTAAGACTTTATTTTCGTCACTCATATCGAGTCGAAATTCAATTTAGACCGCGAAGCTTTCACCGCAACCACAGGTGCGTGAAGCATTCGGATTGTTAAAAAAGAATCCTTTGCCGTTCAGACCTCCGCTGTATTCGAGCGTTGTACCGACTAGGTACAAGAAGCTTTTCTTCTCGACCACGATCCGAATACCCTTGTCTTCAAATAGCTTGTCCGCATCGCCCATATCTCTATCGATTTTGAGCTCATACGACAAGCCCGAACAGCCGCCACTGGTAACCCCGACGCGCAAGTAGCTGTCGGTCACAGTGCCTCCTTCTTCCGCCATAAGCTGGATCAGCTTGTCTTTGGCCGTGTCAGAGACTTGAATCATAGTTGTTTATAATTAATCTAAATCTGCCGCAAAAGTACGAATTACACTGCAAACGCGCTTTCTAAGGTCAATGTTTAAATGGCTACTTTTGCCGCATGAGCATGCTTGAAGACAAAAACCCAAAACGCACTCCACTGTCGGAATTAGGCGAGTTTGGATTGATCGACCATTTGACCCAAAATTTCCCTTTGCAAAACAGCACCTCGGTCCACGGAATCGGGGATGATGCTGCCGTCATTTCTGGAGGGGATGAGAAGTCCAAAGTGGTCACCACGGATATGTTGGTGGAAGGGGTTCATTTCGATTTGAGCTACGTGCCGTTAAAGCACTTGGGATACAAGTCGATGGTCATCAATTTCAGTGACGTTTATGCCATGAATGCTGTCCCTGAACAAGTGACGGTCGGTATTGCGGTGAGTAATCGCTTTCCAGTGGAAGCGTTGGAGGAAATCTACGACGGAATGCACGCCGCTTGCACCCGATATGGGGTTGATTTGGTGGGTGGAGACACTACATCCAGCACTTCAGGTCTCATTTTGAGCATAACCGCTATTGGCTCTGCTCCGAAGGATGAGGTGGTCTTGCGATCAACGGCACAGGAAAATGACCTCCTCGTGGTTTCTGGTGATTTGGGGGGCGCTTATATGGGACTCCAAGTGCTTGAGCGCGAAAAGGCCGTGTTCAAAGAAAACCCCAACATGCAACCGGACCTTCAAGGCCACGAATACGTTTTGGAGCGGCAGTTAAAGCCCGAAGCGCGGAAAGATATTCCCGAGTTGCTGCGACAATTAGAAGTCAAACCAACGGCGATGATCGATGTAAGCGACGGATTGAGCAGCGAAGCCTTGCATCTGGCCCGGAAGAGCGGGCTCGGCGTTCGCTTGTATGAAGATAAATTTCCCATTGACCCCGGAGTGCTGCGATTGTGCGATGAGTTCCAGTTGGATCCGACCGTTCCTGTATTGAATGGGGGAGAGGATTACGAGTTGCTGTTTACCGTTCCTCAAGAAGACTTCGACAAGATCAAAGGTAATCCGGATCTCACTGTGGTAGGCCACATGACCAAGGAAGAAGCGTACTACTTAATCAGCAAAGACAGCAAGGCACATCCGCTGAATGCTCAGGGTTGGGATGCCCTTCTCAAGAAAGAAAAAGAATAATTTGACCTAACCGTGAACTTTGGGTTGACGTATCAGTTAATAGATGCGAATGTCAACCGACTACGACATTCCATAGGTTTAGGTTTTAGGTTTTGAAAATCCCTCTTGTCCCCCAGGAGGGATTTTCTATTTCTAGGCCGATTTGTCCAGAAAATCTTGGAGGGCTTGAACCGCAGCGTCCGTTTCTTCTAGATGACTCATATGTCCTGCCTGCGGCAGGATGATGGTCTCCACGCGCGACTCCTGTTCCAGAAAAGAAACCTCCCTTTGCGCATCTACAGCCGGATCCAGCATACCCACCACAGCGAAGGCATTGGGTGAAGCGGTGAACAGCTCTCGGCGATCGGGACGATCCCTCATTCCCCTCATGGCCGCTGCAATTCCACGCGGATCGGTTTGAATGGCCCACTGGGTAGCTTGCTCAATCTCTGCGGATTTCTCTTCCCGCAAATCGGCGGCAAAAAGATTGCGAACGGCCTCCTTGATAAACATCACTCGACCCTCCTCAATGGCCTTGACGGCGCGGTCGCGTTGGACCTTTTTCTCCTCATTGTCTGGATAGGCGGTGCTGTGGTAGAGCATCAGCGCCTGTACGCGCTCTGGATAGCGCTCGGCATAGGCCAATGCAGTGTATCCACCCATAGAGTGACCAATGAGCCGGACGGGTCCGGTGATTTCGGCGTCGCGAAGCGCTAATTCCACGCACTCCGCCATGAAATCCATGCTGTGCGTATTGGAAAAGGAATCCGTATTTCCGTGGCCGGGGAGATCAATGAGGATGTGGGTGCCATCGAGCCGTAGGCTCTCCCAAAGCGGCGTCCACATCAAGCTGTGCTCTAGAAATCCGTGAATCCAAATGGTGGTTCCAGAGCCCTCGTAATCGGCGCGCAGGTAAGAGACTTCTCCCTCTCCAAGGGGATAGCGGTGACTGCTGGTGGGGAAAACAGCCATGGTTTAGGCGTTCATGTATTCCTCGATTTCTTCGACCTCTTTCGGGGCTCCTTCCGTGAAGTTGATCAGGCCATTTTCGGTGATCAACACATCGTCTTCGATGCGGATCCCGATGCCCTCTTCGAGGATGTAAATTCCCGGTTCGCAGGTAAAACAGTTGCCCACTTCCATTTTCACATCCCACAATCCGTAATCGTGCACATCCAGTCCCAAGTAATGGCTGGTTCCGTGCATGAAGTACTTCTTGTACGCCGGCCATTTGGGGTCCTGATTCTTGATATCGGTTTTATCAATGAGCCCCAAGCCCAGGAGCTCGGACTCCATGAGTTTACCGACTTCTTTGTGGTATTCGTGCAGCTGATTGCCCGGGCGCAGTAGGTCCAAGGAATCTTTTTGGACACGAAGCACGGCGTTGTACACGTCTTTTTGTCGCTGTGTAAATCGCCCATTTACGGGAATCGTACGGGTGATGTCGCTCTTGTAGTTGGCCAATTCACAACCGACATCCATTAAAAGGAGATCGCCATCCTTGCACTCTTGATTGTTCTCAATGTAGTGTAGGACACAGGCGTTGGCGCCGCTGGCAATGATGGGGTCGTAGCCAAATCCGCGTGAGCGATGACTCAGAAATTCATGGGCGAACTCCGCTTCAATTTCGTACTCCATAACGCCTGGCTTCACGAACTTCATTACGCGTTTGTAGGCTTGTACGTCGAGCGCACATGTAGCCGCCATCAAAGCTGTTTCTTCCTCCTGCTTGACGCCGCGAATTTGATGCATGATGGGGTTGGAGCGATCGAATCGGTGAAGGGGGTACTGCTCTTGAATCTTCTTGCGGAAGCGGTCATCACGCGTTTCCACTTCGTTGCTTTGACGCAGGTGTTCGTTTCCGTTGAGGTATACCACGGTCGCTTCCGACATGATGGTTTTCATAATGGTCTCGAACTGATCGAGCCACTGAATATTCTGAATGCCGCTGATTTCACGAGCGCGTTCCTTGGTGAGTTTTTCACCCTCCCAAATGGCGATGTGCTCGTTGGTTTCCTTCACGAACAGAATTTCTCTGTGACTTTCGTGGTAGGCGTCGGGGAAGAGCACCAAGATGGTCTCTTCTTGGTCAGCTCCGCTCAAGTAGAAGAGGTCGCTGTGCTGAATGAACGATCGCGTACCATCCGCATTGGTCGGGTAGATATCGTTGGCATTGAAGATGGCCACGGCATTGGGTTTGATCTGCGCAGTGAAGCGTTTTCTATTCTTGACGAACAGACTGGATGGGATGGGATCGTATTTCATAGTCTTTACTTTCAGAGGTAGTGAAGACAAATCTACAATTTGACCCCGCATTTCCATAGCCCTTCCGTATGCGTTTAGAAGCAGTCTATATTAGCCTTGAACCTATTTTACAAAGCCGATGTTTTGTATCTCGAAGGGTCACGCCGTACATTTGCGTGCAAAGTGCTAAAAACCAACCCCAATGAGTAACTCTGGATTGCTAGGATCTTCGTTAGTCAAAAAATATTGGATGGCCGCGACCGGCCTGTTCCTCTGTTTGTTTTTGATCGGCCACTTGGCCGGAAACTTACAGCTCTTTATCCCCGGATATGAAGGCAAGCTGGCCTTCAATGAATACGCGGTTTTCATGACCACGAACCCGGCGATCAAATTGCTTTCATACTTGACTTATTTCTCTATTCTCTTCCACGCGGTGGATGGAATCCTTCTGACTCGCCAGAACCGGGCAGCGCGGCCTGATCGCTACGTGATGGAGAAGTCTTCGGTCAACAGTAACTGGAGTAGCCGCAACATGGCCTTCTTGGGCATTATTACGCTGGCTTACATTGTATTTCACATGGCCGATTTCTGGTATGAGTACAAATTCGGTGAGATGGCCTACATGACCAACGAATCCGGATGGGTTATGACCAAAGAAAGCGTTGCTGTTGAAGCTGGAGTAGTTCGTGATGGACACGTTTTCGATACGGCCGGAATGGATATGGGTCCAGCAATGAAGGATCTCCACGGAGAGGTGGTAGAGGCCTTCAAGGTGTGGTGGATTGTCTTGGCCTATGTGATTGGAATGATCGCTATTGCTTTCCACTTGTGGCACGGCGTACAGAGCGCTTTCCAGTCTATTGGAGTCAACCACGAGCACTACACACCGACCATCAAGAAAGTGGGCGCGGCCTTTGCCGTAGGAGTACCGGTTCTTTTCGGACTCATCCCGGTTTACTTGTTCTTTGTTTAATCTGAAGCATCCGACGATATGAAACTCGACGCGAAAATACCTGAAGGGCCACTGGCAGATAAGTGGACCATCCACAAGAACAATATTCGACTGGTGAACCCAGCCAACAAGCGCTTGATCGATGTCATCGTGATCGGAACCGGATTGGCTGGTGGATCAGCGGCAGCTTCCTTGGCGGAGATGGGCTACAATGTGAAGGCCTTCTGTTTCCAAGACTCTCCTCGCCGTGCGCACTCGATTGCCGCACAGGGAGGGATCAACGCAGCAAAGAATTATCAGAACGACGGAGACTCGGTCTACCGATTGTTCTACGACACCATTAAAGGTGGCGACTATCGCTCACGAGAAGCGAACGTTTACCGCTTGGCAGAGGTGTCCGCTAATATTATTGACCAATGTGTGGCGCAGGGGGTTCCTTTTGCCCGCGAATACGGAGGTCTCTTGGACAACCGCTCCTTTGGTGGGGTTCAGGTAAGCCGTACGTTCTACGCCAAAGGACAAACCGGACAGCAATTGTTGCTGGGCGCTTACAGCGCGATGAGCCGCCAAATCGCCAAAGGAAAAGTGGCGATGTACAGCCGTCACGAAATGTTGGACGTGGTCATCGTCGATGGTAAAGCTCGCGGAATCATAGCCCGTGACTTGGTCTCTGGAGAGATCGAGCGTCACTCAGCGCACGCCGTAGTCTTGGCCTCTGGTGGTTATGGAAACGTTTTCTTCTTG from Cryomorphaceae bacterium carries:
- a CDS encoding cysteine desulfurase; its protein translation is MSTETLDMEKIREDFPILSEEVHGQPLVYFDNAATSQKPTPVIEAITRYYTQINSNIHRGVHTLSQKATDAFEETREKVRKHINAEHAHEIIFTKGTTDGINLVASSFGQHFIGEGEEVIITNMEHHSNIVPWQLICAQRGARLKIVPISDKGELDLETFRKMLNKNTALVAVNHISNSLGTINPVKEITEAAHEVGAAVLIDGAQSAPHMPIDVQDIGADFYTFSAHKMCGPTGLGVLYGREEWLEKMPPYQGGGEMIKEVFLDHSTWADLPHKFEAGTPNISEVVAFGTALDYLNEIGWEAIEAQERDLLEYGTARLSEIEGLKIYGEADQKASVISFLIEGIHPYDVGMVLDKLGIAVRTGHHCTQPIMDRFEIPGTVRASFAFYNTREEIDRLVEGLKRVKTMFA
- a CDS encoding S46 family peptidase, which translates into the protein MKRIVLVALAALIAFPAALRADEGMWLPMLIKRLNERDMQKLGLQLTAEELYSVNNSSLKDAVVNFGGFCTGEIVSDQGLILTNHHCGYDAIRSNSTVENDILTNGFWALAKDQELPIPGLTATFLIRMDDVTEQVLSAVGDTMSEAERGAAVRGKIKELIDAASEDNEYKIEIKDFFAGNEYYQFTYEVFTDIRLVGAPPSSVGKYGGDTDNWMWPRHTGDFSMFRVYAGADNKPAEYAEDNVPYVPKHHLPVSIDGVENGDFAMIFGYPGSTDRYLTSYGIQEALDVKNQAIVDIRAKKLDIMKKYMDADDATRIQYASTYAQTANYWKYYIGQTEQLKKNKVYDQKVAIEEGFTAWVGEDAARQDMYGDALGMIEASYGEFTKTTLSNVYLNEAIFQGPASFYFAYQLRGLQAAVTSEDTEKIAQLQAAMGPMGAAHFEEINNDIDQETFGAMMKMYVDNVPADQQSAVVTDMVAKYKNDFDRMAADVYAKSVFTDAERFASFLENPKAKTFSKDPVFKLMDGILNDYIGTISPVRRGASAQKAEGARKFIAGLREMNPNKSYYPDANFTMRMTYGTVGDYNARDAVHYSHYTTLRGVMEKEDDSDDEFVVPQKLNDLYDAKDYGRYANEDGELVVCFITNNDITGGNSGSPVINGKGELIGCAFDGNWEAMSGDIAFEDQIQRTIAVDARYILFIIEKYGGATNIIEEMTIVKTEPKEEMPAQEEAPEAAEKEEASAE
- the sufD gene encoding Fe-S cluster assembly protein SufD — its product is MALKEDIIHSFMAFEASLNGHSKSPIHKIRSEAFDRFEKLGFPNQKNEDWKYTSLIPITKREYSFKPNADEALEYKDVKKYFVHDIDSYRIVFVDGMFSSWLSNLPSKDFHVGCLCDALERNTPVVKEYFSKIASDENDGLLAMNTSFAYEGALIEVPDNVTVTKPVQVVYFSSVRERDFMVQPRNLIVVGKNAEVELIERHQSLGEDNVTFTNTVTEIYAHQDARLTLYKIQNDVSSASLIDTTTVVQEGRSNVSIGTFSTGGQFLRNNLRFTFAGEYAEANLNGISLLDGRQHVDHHTTVDHAVPNCQSNELYKGIFDEKSHGVFNGSVIVRQDAQKTNAFQQNDNVLLTDTATIDSKPQLEIYADDVKCSHGCTIGQLDKDALFYLKSRGIGDREAKAALLYAFKHDAMELVKIPALRKRLNRIIANKLNVDIDFEL
- a CDS encoding DUF2480 family protein, translating into MAEEIVNKVAESSLHPVNLEEYYPAGPRISIDLKDWLYEGIILREKDFRQAVKDHDFGQYQDAYVSIHCSEDAIIPTWAYMLMTTSLQPYAKKVVVGSQEQLESVLFQQIIADLDLEPFRDQRIILKGCGDLPIPNDAFAAFVQKVQPVAKSIMFGEPCSTVPVFKKPR
- a CDS encoding SufE family protein: MTIEEKQAEIVDEFALFDDWLQKYDYLIELGKSLPMIEEKYKTDDRIIKGCQSRVWLNAETNDGAIRFTADSDAIITKGIISLLIQVLSDESPEEILNADLHFIDEIGLKEHLSPTRANGLLAMVKQMKFYALAYQSKAN
- a CDS encoding DUF59 domain-containing protein, with translation MLLNEEQQQKLGEDVIRVVSTIYDPEIPVNIYELGLIYDVQVSDEGDIHILMTLTSPNCPVAESLPVEVEEKVKTLKEVKTSKVEITFEPAWDKDMMSEEAKLELGFL
- the sufC gene encoding Fe-S cluster assembly ATPase SufC, producing MLKIDNLKASVEGKDILKGINLEVHPGEVHAIMGPNGSGKSTLSSVIAGREDYEVDGGSVRFLKEDLLDMEPEERAHLGVFLSFQYPVEIPGVTVTNFIKTAINETRKAKGLDPMSAKDMLKMMREKMELLEMDRKFLNRSLNEGFSGGEKKRNEIFQMAMLEPKLAILDETDSGLDIDALRIVANGVNKLKSQDNAVIVITHYQRLLNYIVPDFVHVLMDGQIVKSGDKSLALEIEEKGYDWIKQELAETV